A genomic window from Triticum urartu cultivar G1812 chromosome 7, Tu2.1, whole genome shotgun sequence includes:
- the LOC125521850 gene encoding RNA-binding protein 25 isoform X2 gives MMRPCFPPRPMPPVGVVQIQRPATIPGIRGAPPMVAPPARPPAPAVTPADKPPTAVYVGKIAPTVDNGLLLSLLRICGPVKSWKRTQNPSNGKPVAFGFCEFESAEGILRATRLLNKLSIDGQELVVNINDATKEYLKKHVEEKKKVHENTKKEEDEGGDGTSAVAENESLKLVSGKTDETEDSGDKDSEENTKKFGIVTNEDSEADKAAAELINSIIEEWLKTRPLPPPPPPPPVQPSADISSKHNNGESVVDMAMTDSEDNDDCVDKRTVSETEKTENDSLDRRKDKEHDKEKQEKEKELQRYERERERERVRRDRDKELKHREVERMYKDHLKEWESRERDKEYQRQYEKDREKEKERERKREIMKQEDESDEEDSRKRRRRSSNALEERKRRRQREKQEDFADKLKEEQEIAEARRRAIELQQQADEAAAAESAIFMEVDGDDGKEADAPNKPIVSDDDNVVSIANGVDADDGKTHKDCNGDEASMVPGQILDIKQNSNAPAKKLGFGLIGSGKRTSVPSVFAEEDDDDNKDKRIRPLVPIDYSTEELQAVEADSYSDQPNNIVAAAEFAKRILVSNQKEEQPETERSRRAIDRSTLRDKSRNDEDGARLGDDRREMMHDRDNDKPKLENKKVLDAKQLIDMIPRTKEELFSYDINWAIYEKHELHDRMRPWISKKIIEFLGEEESTLVEYIVSCTKDHVHASKMLELLQSILDVEAEMFVLKMWRMLIFEIKKVEAGLSVRGKA, from the exons ATGATGCGTCCATGTTTTCCTCCACGCCCAATGCCTCCTGTTGGTGTTGTGCAAATTCAACGGCCAGCAACAATTCCTGGAATTCGTGGTGCTCCTCCTATGGTAGCCCCTCCTGCCAGACCGCCTGCTCCAGCTGTCACACCTGCTGACAAACCACCAACTGCAGTTTATGTCGGGAAGATCGCCCCAACAGTGGACAATGGTTTGCTTCTTTCGCTTCTTCGG ATTTGTGGACCTGTCAAGAGTTGGAAGCGCACCCAAAATCCAAGTAATGGCAAACCAGTAGCGTTTGGCTTTTGTGAGTTTGAATCTGCTGAAGGCATCCTTCGTGCGACACGGTTGCTGAACAAATTGAGCATTGATGGGCAAGAACTGGTG GTTAATATTAATGATGCCACCAAAGAGTACCTGAAGAAACATGTTGAAGAAAAGAAGAAGGTACATGAGAACACcaaaaaggaggaagatgaagGTGGGGATGGGACTTCTGCTGTTGCTGAAAATGAATCATTGAAGCTTGTTTCTGGTAAAACAGATGAAACAGAAGATTCCGGAGATAAGGATAGTGAAGAAAACACCAAGAAATTTGGGATTGTTACAAATGAGGATTCTGAGGCTGATAAGGCTGCTGCAGAACTAATAAACAGTATTATTGAAGAGTGGTTAAAGACTCGACccctgccgccgccaccaccacccccGCCGGTTCAACCATCTGCTGACATCTCATCCAAACATAACAACGGGGAGTCTGTTGTTGACATGGCAATGACTG ATTCTGAAGATAATGATGATTGTGTTGACAAAAGGACAGTTAGTGAAACTGAAAAGACAGAAAATGACTCTCTTGATAGGAGGAAAGATAAAGAGCATGACAAGGAGAAGCAGGAAAAGGAAAAAGAACTTCAAAGATATGAGCGTGAGCGTGAGCGAGAAAGAGTCAGGAGGGATAGAGATAAGGAACTCAAGCATAGAGAAGTGGAAAGGATGTACAAAGATCACCTTAAAGAGTGGGAATCCAGGGAGAGAGATAAAGAATATCAAAGACAATACGAGAAGGACCGTGAGAAGGAAAAAGAACGTGAACGCAAAAGGGAGATCATGAAGCAGGAAGATGAAAGCGATGAAGAGGATTCGAGGAAAAGAAGACGAAGGAGCAGTAACGCACTTGAAGAGAGGAAAAGGCGGAGGCAACGTGAAAAACAGGAAGACTTCGCGGACAAATTAAAAGAGGAACAGGAAATTGCTGAAGCAAGGAGGCGTGCAATAGAGCTGCAACAGCAGGCAGATGAAGCAGCTGCGGCAGAGTCTGCTATATTTATGGAGGTTGATGGTGATGACGGGAAGGAAGCAGATGCACCAAACAAGCCGATTGTTTCAGATGATGATAATGTCGTCAGCATTGCTAATGGTGTTGATGCAG ATGATGGCAAAACTCATAAGGACTGTAACGGTGATGAAGCAAGTATGGTACCTGGTCAAATTCTAGATATCAAACAAAATAGCAATGCTCCAGCAAAAAAGTTGGGTTTTGGTTTGATTGGCTCTGGTAAACGGACATCTGTTCCATCAGTTTTTGCTGAAGAGGATGACGATGATAATAAGGATAAACGGATAAGACCTTTAGTACCTATTGATTACTCCACTGAGGAATTGCAAGCTGTGGAGGCGGATTCTTATTCTGACCAACCCAATAATATTGTAGCAGCTGCTGAGTTTGCTAAGCGCATCTTGGTATCTAATCAAAAGGAAGAGCAGCCTGAAACCGAAAGGAGTAGGAGAGCCATTGATAGATCGACCCTAAGGGATAAAAGTCGAAATGATGAAGATGGTGCACGTCTTGGTGATGACAGAAGAGAAATGATGCATGATCGAGACAACGACAAGCCCAAGTTAGAGAACAAGAAAGTTTTGGATGCAAAACAATTGATTGACATGATTCCGAGAACAAAGGAAGAGCTTTTTTCCTATGATATTAATTGGGCAATATATGAGAAG CATGAGTTGCATGATAGAATGAGGCCTTGGATCTCGAAAAAGATAATCGAATTTCTTGGTGAGGAGGAATCGACGTTGGTGGAATATATTGTCTCGTGCACCAAAGATCATGTGCATGCATCGAAAATGCTGGAGCTCCTACAGTCAATTTTGGACGTCGAGGCTGAAATGTTTGTCCTTAAGATGTGGAGGATGCTAATATTTGAAATTAAGAAAGTTGAAGCAGGACTATCAGTAAGAGGGAAGGCTTGA
- the LOC125521850 gene encoding RNA-binding protein 25 isoform X1, with translation MAAVAPTPDNLEPPPSTPPNTATPPQATVTSTPPNQATPNPPASNPTMSSPNPNPAPAPAPAPPVVLPPLPPVPVSFAPSFRPLGAPPSPQVQQYGAIRNPGYLMGQPMQPPGVHHAMRPPTMYAPQPGPYMQQPGVAVPPGVHRYPGPYTMMRPCFPPRPMPPVGVVQIQRPATIPGIRGAPPMVAPPARPPAPAVTPADKPPTAVYVGKIAPTVDNGLLLSLLRICGPVKSWKRTQNPSNGKPVAFGFCEFESAEGILRATRLLNKLSIDGQELVVNINDATKEYLKKHVEEKKKVHENTKKEEDEGGDGTSAVAENESLKLVSGKTDETEDSGDKDSEENTKKFGIVTNEDSEADKAAAELINSIIEEWLKTRPLPPPPPPPPVQPSADISSKHNNGESVVDMAMTDSEDNDDCVDKRTVSETEKTENDSLDRRKDKEHDKEKQEKEKELQRYERERERERVRRDRDKELKHREVERMYKDHLKEWESRERDKEYQRQYEKDREKEKERERKREIMKQEDESDEEDSRKRRRRSSNALEERKRRRQREKQEDFADKLKEEQEIAEARRRAIELQQQADEAAAAESAIFMEVDGDDGKEADAPNKPIVSDDDNVVSIANGVDADDGKTHKDCNGDEASMVPGQILDIKQNSNAPAKKLGFGLIGSGKRTSVPSVFAEEDDDDNKDKRIRPLVPIDYSTEELQAVEADSYSDQPNNIVAAAEFAKRILVSNQKEEQPETERSRRAIDRSTLRDKSRNDEDGARLGDDRREMMHDRDNDKPKLENKKVLDAKQLIDMIPRTKEELFSYDINWAIYEKHELHDRMRPWISKKIIEFLGEEESTLVEYIVSCTKDHVHASKMLELLQSILDVEAEMFVLKMWRMLIFEIKKVEAGLSVRGKA, from the exons ATGGCGGCCGTGGCGCCTACCCCCGACAACCTCGAGCCCCCGCCGTCCACTCCTCCAAACACGGCAACCCCACCTCAGGCCACCGTCACGTCCACCCCGCCGAACCAGGCAACCCCTAATCCCCCGGCCTCCAACCCCACGATGTCAAGCCCTAACCCTaaccccgcccccgcccccgcccccgcccctcCGGTCGTCCTGCCGCCGTTGCCCCCTGTTCCGGTATCCTTCGCCCCTTCCTTCCGGCCGCTGGGTGCACCGCCCTCGCCGCAGGTGCAGCAGTACGGTGCTATACGTAATCCGGGCTACCTGATGGGGCAGCCGATGCAGCCGCCAGGCGTGCACCACGCGATGCGTCCGCCGACCATGTACGCGCCCCAGCCGGGTCCGTACATGCAGCAGCCGGGCGTCGCCGTTCCTCCCG GTGTGCATCGTTATCCTGGACCATATACTATGATGCGTCCATGTTTTCCTCCACGCCCAATGCCTCCTGTTGGTGTTGTGCAAATTCAACGGCCAGCAACAATTCCTGGAATTCGTGGTGCTCCTCCTATGGTAGCCCCTCCTGCCAGACCGCCTGCTCCAGCTGTCACACCTGCTGACAAACCACCAACTGCAGTTTATGTCGGGAAGATCGCCCCAACAGTGGACAATGGTTTGCTTCTTTCGCTTCTTCGG ATTTGTGGACCTGTCAAGAGTTGGAAGCGCACCCAAAATCCAAGTAATGGCAAACCAGTAGCGTTTGGCTTTTGTGAGTTTGAATCTGCTGAAGGCATCCTTCGTGCGACACGGTTGCTGAACAAATTGAGCATTGATGGGCAAGAACTGGTG GTTAATATTAATGATGCCACCAAAGAGTACCTGAAGAAACATGTTGAAGAAAAGAAGAAGGTACATGAGAACACcaaaaaggaggaagatgaagGTGGGGATGGGACTTCTGCTGTTGCTGAAAATGAATCATTGAAGCTTGTTTCTGGTAAAACAGATGAAACAGAAGATTCCGGAGATAAGGATAGTGAAGAAAACACCAAGAAATTTGGGATTGTTACAAATGAGGATTCTGAGGCTGATAAGGCTGCTGCAGAACTAATAAACAGTATTATTGAAGAGTGGTTAAAGACTCGACccctgccgccgccaccaccacccccGCCGGTTCAACCATCTGCTGACATCTCATCCAAACATAACAACGGGGAGTCTGTTGTTGACATGGCAATGACTG ATTCTGAAGATAATGATGATTGTGTTGACAAAAGGACAGTTAGTGAAACTGAAAAGACAGAAAATGACTCTCTTGATAGGAGGAAAGATAAAGAGCATGACAAGGAGAAGCAGGAAAAGGAAAAAGAACTTCAAAGATATGAGCGTGAGCGTGAGCGAGAAAGAGTCAGGAGGGATAGAGATAAGGAACTCAAGCATAGAGAAGTGGAAAGGATGTACAAAGATCACCTTAAAGAGTGGGAATCCAGGGAGAGAGATAAAGAATATCAAAGACAATACGAGAAGGACCGTGAGAAGGAAAAAGAACGTGAACGCAAAAGGGAGATCATGAAGCAGGAAGATGAAAGCGATGAAGAGGATTCGAGGAAAAGAAGACGAAGGAGCAGTAACGCACTTGAAGAGAGGAAAAGGCGGAGGCAACGTGAAAAACAGGAAGACTTCGCGGACAAATTAAAAGAGGAACAGGAAATTGCTGAAGCAAGGAGGCGTGCAATAGAGCTGCAACAGCAGGCAGATGAAGCAGCTGCGGCAGAGTCTGCTATATTTATGGAGGTTGATGGTGATGACGGGAAGGAAGCAGATGCACCAAACAAGCCGATTGTTTCAGATGATGATAATGTCGTCAGCATTGCTAATGGTGTTGATGCAG ATGATGGCAAAACTCATAAGGACTGTAACGGTGATGAAGCAAGTATGGTACCTGGTCAAATTCTAGATATCAAACAAAATAGCAATGCTCCAGCAAAAAAGTTGGGTTTTGGTTTGATTGGCTCTGGTAAACGGACATCTGTTCCATCAGTTTTTGCTGAAGAGGATGACGATGATAATAAGGATAAACGGATAAGACCTTTAGTACCTATTGATTACTCCACTGAGGAATTGCAAGCTGTGGAGGCGGATTCTTATTCTGACCAACCCAATAATATTGTAGCAGCTGCTGAGTTTGCTAAGCGCATCTTGGTATCTAATCAAAAGGAAGAGCAGCCTGAAACCGAAAGGAGTAGGAGAGCCATTGATAGATCGACCCTAAGGGATAAAAGTCGAAATGATGAAGATGGTGCACGTCTTGGTGATGACAGAAGAGAAATGATGCATGATCGAGACAACGACAAGCCCAAGTTAGAGAACAAGAAAGTTTTGGATGCAAAACAATTGATTGACATGATTCCGAGAACAAAGGAAGAGCTTTTTTCCTATGATATTAATTGGGCAATATATGAGAAG CATGAGTTGCATGATAGAATGAGGCCTTGGATCTCGAAAAAGATAATCGAATTTCTTGGTGAGGAGGAATCGACGTTGGTGGAATATATTGTCTCGTGCACCAAAGATCATGTGCATGCATCGAAAATGCTGGAGCTCCTACAGTCAATTTTGGACGTCGAGGCTGAAATGTTTGTCCTTAAGATGTGGAGGATGCTAATATTTGAAATTAAGAAAGTTGAAGCAGGACTATCAGTAAGAGGGAAGGCTTGA